In one window of Microbacterium dextranolyticum DNA:
- the lepA gene encoding translation elongation factor 4, whose translation MSPRALKPLEPSATPPEQIRNFCIIAHIDHGKSTLADRMLQITGVVSDRDMRAQYLDRMDIERERGITIKSQAVRMPWATDAGTFALNMIDTPGHVDFTYEVSRSLAACEGAILLVDAAQGIEAQTLANLYLALENDLQIIPVLNKIDLPAADPEKYAAELANLIGGDPADVLRVSGKTGMGVEELLDRIVEQIPAPVGDPTAPARAMIFDSVYDAYRGVVTYVRMVDGTLEPRERIQMMSTRATHELIEIGVSSPEPVPTKGLGVGEVGYLITGVKDVRQSKVGDTITNHRKPASEALAGYTDPKPMVFSGIYPIDGSDYADLREALDKLKLSDASLQYEPETSVALGFGFRCGFLGLLHLEIITERLSREFDLDLITTAPSVTYEVLTDTGETVVVTNPSEYPDGRVASVSEPVVKVGILLPKDYVGTVMELCQQRRGTLLGMEYLSEDRVELRYNMPLGEIVFDFFDQLKSKTQGYASLDYEPAGSQEADLVKVDILLQGEKVDAFSSIVHREKAYAYGTLMTERLRKLIPRQQFEVPIQAAIGARIIARENIRAIRKDVLAKCYGGDITRKRKLLEKQKEGKKRMKMVGRVEVPQEAFIAALSGDVETKK comes from the coding sequence ATGTCCCCGCGCGCCCTGAAGCCTCTCGAGCCGTCTGCGACCCCTCCGGAGCAGATCCGCAATTTCTGCATCATCGCCCACATCGACCATGGCAAGTCGACTCTGGCCGACCGCATGCTGCAGATCACCGGTGTCGTCTCCGACCGCGACATGCGGGCGCAGTACCTCGACCGGATGGATATCGAGCGCGAGCGCGGCATCACGATCAAGTCGCAGGCGGTGCGCATGCCGTGGGCGACGGATGCCGGGACCTTCGCGCTCAACATGATCGACACCCCCGGCCACGTCGACTTCACCTATGAGGTGTCGCGGTCGCTCGCCGCGTGCGAGGGGGCGATCCTGCTCGTCGACGCGGCGCAGGGCATCGAAGCGCAGACGCTCGCGAACCTGTATCTGGCGCTCGAGAACGATCTGCAGATCATCCCCGTCCTCAACAAGATCGATCTGCCCGCGGCCGACCCCGAGAAATACGCGGCCGAACTCGCGAACCTCATCGGCGGCGACCCCGCCGACGTCCTGCGTGTGTCGGGCAAGACCGGCATGGGCGTCGAAGAGCTCCTCGACCGCATCGTCGAGCAGATCCCCGCTCCCGTGGGAGACCCGACCGCGCCCGCGCGTGCCATGATCTTCGACTCCGTCTACGACGCCTACCGCGGCGTCGTCACCTACGTGCGGATGGTCGACGGCACGCTCGAACCCCGCGAGCGCATCCAGATGATGTCGACCCGTGCGACCCACGAACTGATCGAGATCGGCGTGTCGAGCCCCGAGCCGGTGCCCACGAAGGGTCTCGGCGTCGGCGAGGTGGGCTACCTGATCACCGGCGTGAAGGACGTCCGCCAGTCCAAGGTCGGCGACACGATCACGAACCACCGCAAGCCCGCGAGCGAAGCGCTCGCCGGCTACACCGACCCGAAGCCGATGGTCTTCTCGGGGATCTACCCGATCGACGGCAGCGACTACGCGGATCTGCGCGAAGCCCTCGACAAGCTGAAGCTCTCGGATGCCTCGCTGCAGTACGAGCCCGAGACCTCCGTCGCCCTCGGCTTCGGTTTCCGCTGCGGCTTCCTCGGCCTTCTCCACCTCGAGATCATCACCGAGCGGCTCTCGCGCGAGTTCGACCTCGACCTCATCACGACGGCGCCCTCGGTGACGTACGAGGTCTTGACCGACACCGGTGAGACGGTGGTCGTGACGAACCCGAGCGAGTACCCCGACGGGCGCGTGGCATCCGTGTCCGAGCCGGTCGTCAAGGTCGGCATCCTGCTGCCGAAGGACTACGTCGGAACCGTGATGGAGCTGTGCCAGCAGCGGCGTGGCACGTTGCTCGGTATGGAGTACCTCTCCGAGGACCGTGTCGAGCTGCGCTACAACATGCCGCTCGGCGAGATCGTCTTCGACTTCTTCGACCAGCTCAAGTCCAAGACCCAGGGCTATGCGAGCCTCGACTACGAGCCCGCCGGTTCACAGGAGGCCGACCTCGTCAAGGTCGACATCCTGCTGCAGGGCGAGAAGGTCGATGCGTTCTCGTCCATCGTCCACCGCGAGAAGGCCTACGCCTACGGCACGCTCATGACCGAGCGGCTGCGCAAGCTCATTCCGCGCCAGCAGTTCGAGGTGCCCATCCAGGCCGCGATCGGCGCGCGCATCATCGCCCGCGAGAACATCCGCGCAATCCGCAAGGACGTGCTCGCCAAGTGCTACGGCGGTGACATCACCCGAAAGCGCAAGCTGCTCGAGAAGCAGAAAGAGGGCAAGAAGCGCATGAAGATGGTGGGCCGCGTCGAGGTGCCGCAGGAGGCCTTCATCGCCGCCCTCTCCGGCGACGTCGAGACCAAGAAGTAG
- a CDS encoding alpha/beta fold hydrolase, whose amino-acid sequence MVTTVVMVHGIRTSATMWRAQVEHLSARGIPAVAVDLPGHGTRMGETFTLEGAFATIDDAVRRAAEAGPVLLVGHSMGGLVSTAYMGQDARPPVDAFIAASCTAIPRGLALATYRALAGGFDRLPGRGSAIAEWVLDRTLPLETREDFGAGGYAYDAQDTALRSLSVLDLLAALRRIDVPTWFVNGQYDQLRVNEKLFVSLVPQAELIVVPRTSHLVTAMRPRVFNAVLDLALATMDAAPRRSPTDPVDSGSTAGT is encoded by the coding sequence ATCGTGACGACAGTGGTGATGGTGCACGGCATCCGGACCTCCGCCACGATGTGGCGCGCGCAGGTGGAGCACCTGTCCGCCCGAGGCATCCCTGCCGTCGCGGTCGACCTTCCCGGGCACGGCACGCGGATGGGCGAGACCTTCACCCTGGAGGGCGCCTTCGCCACGATCGACGACGCCGTCCGCCGCGCCGCGGAGGCGGGGCCGGTGCTGCTCGTCGGGCATTCGATGGGCGGGCTCGTCTCGACCGCGTACATGGGGCAGGACGCGCGTCCTCCCGTCGACGCGTTCATCGCCGCGTCGTGCACCGCGATCCCCCGGGGCCTCGCGCTGGCCACGTATCGCGCGCTCGCGGGGGGCTTCGACCGCCTGCCGGGTCGCGGCTCCGCGATCGCCGAGTGGGTCCTCGACCGCACCCTTCCCCTGGAGACCCGCGAGGATTTCGGGGCCGGAGGCTACGCCTACGATGCGCAGGACACGGCGCTGCGGAGCCTCTCGGTGCTGGACCTGCTCGCCGCGCTCCGCCGCATCGACGTGCCGACGTGGTTCGTCAACGGGCAGTACGACCAGCTGCGCGTCAACGAGAAGCTGTTCGTTTCTCTGGTCCCGCAGGCCGAGCTGATCGTCGTCCCGCGGACCTCGCATCTGGTCACCGCCATGCGTCCGCGGGTCTTCAACGCCGTGCTCGACCTCGCTCTGGCGACGATGGATGCCGCACCGCGGCGCTCCCCCACCGACCCCGTCGATTCCGGGTCGACAGCGGGGACCTGA
- the hrcA gene encoding heat-inducible transcriptional repressor HrcA produces the protein MVSERGLQVLRAIVQDYVDTNEPVGSKTIVDRHQFGVSAATIRNDMALLEDEELIVAPHTSSGRVPTDKGYRVFVDHLAELRPLSGAQRAAISTFLADPVDLDDLLMRTVRALTRLTGQVAIVQYPSFARASVSHVEFVHLGGTRIVVIIVTDTGRVSQRVAFLQGELDESDAARVKVAIAALVTGKPVADAAQAISDLCAAPAGASRVDDAVRTVARIVAEELDDFRQDRLVLAGSATLARREGDFRGSISPLLEAIEEQVTLLSLMGEMVADEQGLAASIGRENASFGLGEASIVTSDYDGAGTRARVGLLGPTRMDYPTNLAAVRAVALYLTRLLDEDDSSR, from the coding sequence ATGGTTTCGGAGCGCGGCCTGCAGGTCCTCCGCGCGATCGTGCAGGACTACGTCGACACGAACGAGCCCGTCGGCAGCAAGACCATCGTCGACCGTCATCAGTTCGGAGTGTCGGCAGCGACGATCCGCAATGACATGGCACTGCTCGAGGACGAAGAGCTGATCGTCGCTCCGCACACCTCCTCCGGGCGGGTGCCGACCGACAAGGGGTACCGCGTCTTCGTCGACCACCTGGCGGAGCTCCGCCCCCTCTCCGGAGCGCAGCGCGCGGCGATCTCCACCTTCCTCGCCGATCCGGTCGATCTCGACGATCTGCTCATGCGCACCGTGCGTGCGCTCACACGACTCACCGGTCAGGTGGCGATCGTGCAGTACCCGTCGTTCGCGCGGGCGAGCGTCTCGCACGTGGAGTTCGTCCATCTCGGCGGCACGCGCATCGTCGTGATCATCGTCACCGACACCGGGCGCGTGTCGCAGCGCGTGGCGTTCCTGCAGGGCGAGCTGGACGAGAGCGACGCGGCCCGCGTGAAGGTCGCGATCGCGGCTCTGGTCACCGGAAAGCCGGTCGCGGATGCCGCGCAGGCGATCTCCGACCTGTGCGCCGCTCCCGCGGGGGCGTCCCGTGTCGACGACGCCGTGCGCACGGTGGCGCGCATCGTCGCCGAAGAACTCGACGACTTCCGCCAGGACCGGCTCGTGCTCGCCGGAAGTGCGACCCTCGCGCGCCGCGAGGGAGATTTCCGCGGCAGCATCTCGCCGCTCCTCGAGGCCATCGAAGAGCAGGTGACCCTGCTGAGCCTCATGGGCGAGATGGTCGCCGACGAGCAGGGACTCGCGGCGAGCATCGGCCGCGAGAACGCCTCGTTCGGCCTCGGCGAGGCATCCATCGTCACGAGCGACTACGACGGCGCGGGCACCCGCGCCCGGGTCGGGCTGCTCGGACCCACCCGCATGGACTACCCCACCAACCTCGCGGCGGTCCGCGCCGTCGCGCTCTACCTCACCCGACTGCTCGACGAGGACGACTCGTCCCGCTGA
- a CDS encoding DUF1990 family protein — MRRGNFQAGTVDYAAVGATSAHDLMSYPPEQSVPAEASWRIGSGQERFETSADALLSWAALRGAGLEITDVRPASGPMYSGVGFDAEGLPVAPSRLEADQRFDADGTPYVAAGTTIRVHGHIKGMNADGELRVISAIEEPRRVAFALGTVGGSVVSGEESFAIEWLDNDEVRFVVRAFDRPVALAYRLVPPLVKRRRRELFQGYLRAISPMFTTPA, encoded by the coding sequence ATGCGTCGCGGGAACTTCCAGGCCGGAACGGTCGATTACGCGGCGGTCGGCGCCACGAGCGCGCACGACCTCATGTCGTACCCGCCCGAGCAGAGCGTGCCCGCCGAGGCATCCTGGCGCATCGGCAGCGGGCAGGAACGCTTCGAGACCTCGGCAGACGCGCTGCTCTCCTGGGCCGCGCTGCGCGGCGCCGGCCTCGAGATCACGGACGTGCGCCCCGCCTCGGGCCCGATGTACTCCGGCGTCGGCTTCGATGCCGAAGGGCTGCCGGTCGCCCCCAGCCGTCTCGAGGCCGATCAGCGCTTCGACGCCGACGGGACGCCGTACGTCGCCGCCGGCACGACCATCCGCGTGCACGGACACATCAAGGGCATGAACGCCGACGGTGAGCTTCGCGTCATCTCCGCGATCGAAGAACCACGCCGCGTCGCGTTCGCCCTCGGCACGGTCGGCGGCTCCGTCGTCAGCGGCGAGGAGTCGTTCGCGATCGAGTGGCTCGACAACGACGAGGTGCGCTTCGTCGTGCGGGCCTTCGACCGTCCCGTGGCTCTCGCCTACCGCCTCGTCCCGCCGCTCGTGAAGCGCCGGCGTCGCGAGCTGTTCCAGGGCTATCTGCGCGCGATCTCGCCGATGTTCACGACGCCCGCCTGA
- a CDS encoding ExeM/NucH family extracellular endonuclease — protein MSDPTPGAPRPTAGRRTPRALVAAITAGALAIGGAGVIALPAEAAVSTGAPVLINEVYGGGGNSGATYTNDFVELVNVSSAPVSLEGWSLQYAAAASGKTFAPQALSGTIPAGATFLVQEAKGDGGTTPLPTPDATGTLALSGKTGKVALASTTTAVTGPNDDAVVDYVAWGASAAPAAGSPAHETTNTTSITRDAAHTNTAVNSADFTVAEPTPQNSGSSTPSPEPSPSGSTGPSPSASATGSPTPTPTQTQTPSPQTITPIAQIQGTGDSTPLNGQTVTTEGVVTAHYATGGYNGYVIQTPGTGGTLDLSTHAASDAVFVYTKTAAVASEVALGDTVRVTGTAGEFNGLTQLSVNAGMATKIADAAKPAPVVLTTWLTSVAQRESLESMLVSVSGSFTVTNTNNTSRYGEVGLAAGNGVLRQPTDVGRPGSAEAAAVAADNLARGVVLDDGGSLDYAARANNGTGALLNGNATPAYVSLEHPVVVGGTATLSGSFVLDYRNNRWKLNPASFLPGDGTTQGQATFTNPRTSAPAAVGGDLSVGSFNVLNYFTTLGSSNTACQPYTDRAGNGTNVRTGCDLRGAWSSADLTRQQSKIVSAINTLDASVVGLMEIENSSKSTPSTPDKAVSTLVDALNSAAGTTKWAYVPASAQLPDASQQDVIRNAIIYQPALVQRVGDALALGTQSASGQAFGNAREPIAQRFAPTAGGAPFLFVVNHFKSKSSSGASGAQADQKDGQGAWNPARIAQAAALRDWVSSITTSDEATILVGDFNSYTHEDPLQVLYDAGYVDAESALKVGRSTYSFDGLSGSLDHVLYNAAAQKRVTGGDVWNINSGESVALEYSRYNNHGTLFWQDGPYRSSDHDPLKVGLSARTAVPTTIDILTINDFHGRIEAGSQGEAGAAVLAGAVKAKKAKNPNTLLVSAGDNIGASTFTSLIQQDSPTIDSLKAAGLEVSAVGNHEFDRGFADLTKRVIPRFGGNTDPASATPEQIAAGSPYALGANVYKKGTKTPALQEYTIKTIDGVRVAFIGTVTTDTARMVDPKGIEDIDFGDQLEAANRVAATIAKGHLADVTVLLTHSGSSVSNNCDAVATDPSDFGTLVRGASASIDAIVSAHTHQTYACKVQVASTGKLRPVIQASEYGKALGQLSITYDTQAHELVSIAGSTSPLAKAYPADADVAALVAGFAATANVIGAQPVGKITADILRGGTRGSDRGVESTMGNTVADIYLWATSTNPAYAGKKAQIALMNPGGLRADLIRTGDGTVTYKQIADVQPFANTLVTVTLTGAQLKDILTRQWQATGDRPKLHLGVSQGFTYEYTEDAPPAGQTASRSGRIVSMSLNGTKIADTDTFTVVTNSFLANGGDGFTPFAQGTDRTDTGQVDLDATLAYAKAITPIAPSALGRAKLVTGTTPDPSSSTSPTGAPTGAPTGVPSPNPSGTLPSTGGSTVGVSTSGLGSGNRIERGSSFTVTLTGLAAYEQVAATLNSDPIVITGIPAADANGTVTFTVNVPRTLATGTHHLIVLGADGRVLVNLPLQVVGEGTLATTGAELPWSLALGGAFLLAAGLVLAMTRRRTRIG, from the coding sequence GTGTCAGATCCGACACCGGGCGCCCCGCGTCCCACGGCCGGACGGCGGACGCCCCGCGCGCTCGTCGCCGCCATCACCGCAGGAGCCCTCGCCATCGGCGGCGCCGGCGTCATCGCGCTTCCCGCCGAAGCAGCCGTCAGCACCGGCGCCCCCGTGCTCATCAACGAGGTCTACGGCGGCGGCGGCAACAGCGGCGCGACGTACACGAACGACTTCGTGGAACTCGTCAATGTGTCTTCCGCCCCCGTGAGCCTCGAGGGCTGGAGCCTGCAGTACGCGGCGGCGGCATCCGGAAAGACGTTCGCGCCGCAGGCGTTGAGCGGCACGATCCCCGCCGGAGCGACCTTCCTCGTGCAAGAGGCCAAGGGCGACGGCGGCACCACGCCCCTGCCGACCCCCGACGCCACGGGCACTCTCGCGTTGAGCGGCAAGACCGGCAAGGTCGCGCTCGCCTCGACCACGACGGCCGTCACCGGGCCGAACGACGACGCGGTGGTCGACTACGTCGCGTGGGGCGCTTCCGCCGCCCCGGCCGCAGGTTCGCCCGCGCACGAGACGACGAACACGACGAGCATCACGCGTGACGCGGCCCACACGAACACGGCGGTCAACAGCGCGGACTTCACCGTCGCCGAGCCGACGCCGCAGAACTCCGGCAGCAGCACGCCCTCGCCCGAACCGTCGCCGTCCGGATCGACCGGACCGTCGCCGTCGGCGAGCGCGACCGGTTCGCCGACCCCGACTCCCACGCAGACCCAGACGCCCAGCCCCCAGACGATCACGCCCATCGCGCAGATCCAGGGCACGGGCGACAGCACCCCCCTGAACGGCCAGACGGTCACCACCGAGGGCGTCGTCACGGCGCACTACGCGACGGGCGGCTACAACGGGTACGTCATTCAGACCCCCGGCACCGGAGGCACCCTCGACCTGTCGACCCACGCGGCATCCGACGCCGTGTTCGTCTACACGAAGACAGCCGCCGTCGCGAGCGAGGTCGCCCTGGGCGACACCGTGCGCGTCACGGGCACGGCCGGCGAGTTCAACGGCCTGACGCAGCTCAGCGTGAATGCGGGCATGGCGACGAAGATCGCCGACGCCGCAAAGCCGGCGCCCGTCGTCCTCACGACCTGGCTTACCTCGGTCGCCCAGCGCGAAAGCCTCGAGTCGATGCTCGTGAGCGTCTCGGGCTCGTTCACCGTGACGAACACGAACAACACCAGCCGCTACGGCGAGGTAGGACTGGCCGCCGGCAACGGCGTGCTGCGTCAGCCCACCGACGTCGGCCGCCCCGGTTCGGCTGAAGCCGCTGCGGTCGCCGCCGATAACCTTGCGCGCGGCGTCGTCCTGGACGACGGCGGATCCCTCGACTACGCGGCCCGCGCGAACAACGGCACCGGCGCACTCCTCAACGGCAACGCGACCCCGGCCTATGTCTCGCTGGAGCACCCGGTCGTCGTCGGCGGCACGGCCACGCTCAGCGGCTCGTTCGTCCTCGACTACCGCAACAACAGGTGGAAGCTGAACCCGGCGTCCTTCCTGCCCGGTGACGGAACGACACAGGGTCAGGCGACGTTCACGAACCCGCGCACGAGCGCTCCCGCCGCGGTCGGCGGGGACCTCAGCGTCGGCTCGTTCAACGTCCTGAACTACTTCACGACGCTCGGATCCTCGAACACCGCGTGCCAGCCCTACACCGACCGCGCCGGCAACGGCACGAACGTCCGCACGGGCTGCGACCTGCGCGGTGCGTGGAGCTCAGCCGACCTCACCCGCCAGCAGTCGAAGATCGTCTCGGCGATCAACACGCTGGATGCCTCGGTCGTCGGGCTCATGGAGATCGAGAACTCGTCGAAGTCGACCCCGAGCACGCCCGACAAGGCTGTCTCGACCCTGGTCGACGCGCTGAACAGCGCCGCGGGAACGACCAAGTGGGCTTACGTTCCGGCGTCCGCCCAGCTGCCCGACGCATCGCAGCAGGATGTCATCCGCAACGCCATCATCTATCAGCCCGCGCTGGTGCAGCGTGTGGGTGACGCGCTCGCACTGGGCACGCAGTCGGCATCGGGTCAGGCGTTCGGCAACGCCCGCGAGCCGATCGCGCAGAGGTTCGCCCCGACGGCGGGCGGTGCGCCGTTCCTGTTCGTGGTGAACCACTTCAAGTCCAAGAGCTCGAGCGGCGCTTCGGGCGCGCAAGCCGACCAGAAGGACGGGCAGGGCGCGTGGAACCCGGCTCGCATCGCGCAGGCCGCGGCATTGCGTGACTGGGTGTCCTCGATCACCACGTCGGACGAAGCGACGATCCTGGTCGGCGACTTCAATTCGTACACCCACGAGGACCCGCTGCAGGTGCTCTACGACGCCGGCTACGTCGACGCCGAATCGGCGCTGAAGGTCGGGCGGTCGACCTACTCGTTCGACGGCCTGTCCGGTTCGCTCGACCACGTGCTGTACAACGCGGCAGCGCAGAAGCGTGTCACCGGCGGAGACGTGTGGAACATCAACTCCGGTGAGTCGGTCGCCCTCGAGTACAGCCGCTACAACAACCACGGCACGCTGTTCTGGCAGGACGGTCCGTACCGCTCGAGCGACCACGACCCGCTGAAGGTCGGCCTCTCGGCACGCACCGCCGTTCCGACGACGATCGACATCCTGACGATCAACGACTTCCACGGTCGTATCGAAGCAGGCAGCCAGGGCGAAGCCGGTGCTGCCGTGCTCGCGGGCGCCGTGAAGGCCAAGAAGGCGAAGAACCCGAACACGCTGCTGGTCTCGGCTGGCGACAACATCGGGGCCTCCACCTTCACCTCGCTGATCCAGCAGGACTCGCCCACGATCGACTCGCTGAAGGCTGCGGGACTGGAAGTCTCGGCGGTCGGCAACCACGAGTTCGACCGCGGCTTCGCCGATCTGACGAAGCGCGTGATCCCCCGCTTCGGCGGCAACACCGATCCGGCGAGCGCGACCCCCGAGCAGATCGCGGCAGGTTCGCCCTACGCGCTGGGCGCGAACGTCTACAAGAAGGGCACGAAGACCCCTGCGCTGCAGGAGTACACGATCAAGACGATCGACGGCGTGCGCGTCGCCTTCATCGGCACCGTGACGACGGACACGGCGCGGATGGTCGACCCCAAGGGCATCGAGGACATCGACTTCGGTGACCAGCTCGAGGCGGCCAACCGTGTCGCCGCGACGATCGCCAAGGGCCACCTCGCCGATGTCACGGTGCTGCTGACGCACTCCGGCTCGTCGGTGTCGAACAACTGCGACGCCGTCGCGACCGACCCGTCGGACTTCGGGACCCTCGTCCGCGGCGCCTCGGCGAGCATCGACGCCATCGTCTCGGCGCACACGCACCAGACCTACGCGTGCAAGGTGCAAGTCGCCTCGACCGGAAAGCTGCGCCCGGTCATCCAGGCGTCCGAGTACGGCAAGGCGCTCGGTCAGCTCTCGATCACGTACGACACGCAGGCGCACGAGCTCGTCTCGATCGCGGGCTCGACGTCGCCGCTCGCCAAGGCGTACCCCGCGGATGCGGATGTCGCAGCGCTCGTGGCCGGCTTCGCCGCGACCGCGAACGTGATCGGCGCGCAGCCGGTCGGCAAGATCACCGCCGACATCCTTCGCGGCGGCACGCGCGGCTCCGACCGGGGCGTGGAGTCGACGATGGGCAACACGGTCGCCGACATCTATCTGTGGGCCACGAGCACGAACCCGGCCTATGCGGGCAAGAAGGCGCAGATCGCGCTGATGAACCCGGGCGGGCTGCGGGCCGACCTCATCCGCACCGGCGACGGGACGGTGACCTACAAGCAGATCGCCGACGTGCAGCCCTTCGCCAACACCCTGGTGACGGTCACGCTCACGGGTGCTCAGCTCAAGGACATCCTCACGCGCCAGTGGCAGGCGACGGGCGACCGCCCGAAGCTTCACCTGGGCGTCTCGCAGGGCTTCACCTACGAGTACACCGAGGATGCTCCCCCGGCCGGCCAGACCGCGTCGCGCTCGGGTCGCATCGTGTCGATGTCGCTGAACGGCACGAAGATCGCCGATACCGACACGTTCACGGTGGTCACGAACTCGTTCCTGGCCAACGGCGGCGACGGCTTCACGCCGTTCGCGCAGGGCACCGACCGCACCGACACCGGTCAGGTGGACCTGGACGCCACGCTCGCGTACGCGAAGGCGATCACGCCGATCGCACCGTCGGCGCTCGGCCGGGCGAAGCTCGTGACCGGAACGACGCCGGATCCGTCCTCGAGCACGTCGCCGACCGGCGCTCCCACCGGTGCACCGACGGGGGTCCCGTCGCCGAACCCGTCGGGCACGCTGCCCTCGACCGGTGGTTCCACGGTCGGCGTGTCGACCTCGGGACTCGGTTCGGGCAACCGCATCGAGCGCGGGTCGTCGTTCACCGTCACCCTCACGGGTCTCGCCGCATACGAGCAGGTCGCCGCGACGCTCAACAGCGACCCGATCGTGATCACCGGCATTCCGGCAGCGGACGCGAACGGCACGGTCACGTTCACGGTGAACGTTCCCCGCACCCTCGCCACGGGAACCCACCACCTCATCGTGCTGGGCGCGGACGGACGGGTGCTGGTGAACCTGCCGCTCCAGGTCGTGGGCGAGGGCACCCTCGCCACGACCGGTGCCGAGCTCCCCTGGAGCCTGGCGCTGGGCGGCGCGTTCCTCCTGGCCGCCGGCCTGGTGCTCGCGATGACACGTCGCCGCACCCGTATCGGCTGA
- the hemW gene encoding radical SAM family heme chaperone HemW, with translation MGSALPLGDPAPADGALPGDIVLEGTVDFGVYLHVPFCRVRCGYCDFNTYTASELRGARQDAYADEVLREIDLSLAVLESRGPLRPAQTVFFGGGTPTLLPAGDLARMLAGVRDGFGLAPGAEVTVEANPDTVTASVVDELARAGVTRMSIGMQSTVPHVLRTLDRTHEPAAVARAVEAARAAGLDVSVDLIYGTPGESLADWEASVRAALELRPDHVSAYALIVEEGTKLEREIRRGVVAAPDDDLQADMYELADEAFGAAGFAWYEVSNWATAPEHRSRHNLAYWRGTDWWGYGPGAHSHVAGLRWWNVKHPAAYAQRLAAGESPAAARERPDAAARRLESVLLRSRIAGGIAVGELVGEGRHAVASLIADGLIDGSAAVRGRVVLTRRGRLLADAVVRALTA, from the coding sequence ATGGGTTCGGCTCTTCCACTCGGTGATCCGGCACCCGCCGACGGTGCTCTGCCCGGTGACATCGTTCTGGAGGGAACGGTCGACTTCGGCGTCTACCTGCACGTGCCGTTCTGTCGTGTGCGGTGCGGTTACTGCGACTTCAACACCTACACCGCCTCCGAACTGCGCGGCGCACGGCAGGATGCCTACGCCGACGAGGTGCTGCGCGAGATCGATCTCTCCCTCGCGGTCCTCGAGAGCCGCGGGCCGCTCCGGCCCGCGCAGACGGTGTTCTTCGGCGGCGGCACGCCCACGTTGCTGCCCGCCGGCGACCTTGCCCGGATGCTCGCGGGCGTCCGTGACGGCTTCGGTCTGGCTCCGGGTGCCGAGGTCACGGTCGAGGCCAACCCCGACACGGTGACGGCGTCCGTCGTCGACGAACTGGCGCGCGCCGGAGTGACGCGCATGTCGATCGGAATGCAGTCGACGGTGCCGCACGTGCTCCGCACGCTCGATCGGACCCATGAGCCCGCGGCCGTCGCACGCGCCGTCGAGGCGGCCCGCGCGGCCGGTCTCGATGTCAGCGTCGACCTCATCTACGGGACGCCCGGAGAGTCGCTGGCCGACTGGGAGGCGTCGGTACGGGCCGCTCTGGAGCTGCGCCCCGACCACGTGTCCGCCTACGCCCTGATCGTCGAGGAAGGTACGAAGCTCGAGCGCGAGATTCGTCGGGGCGTCGTCGCCGCCCCCGACGACGACCTGCAGGCCGACATGTACGAGCTGGCGGATGAGGCCTTCGGCGCCGCGGGCTTCGCCTGGTACGAGGTGTCGAACTGGGCGACCGCACCCGAACACCGATCTCGGCACAACCTCGCCTATTGGCGGGGGACGGACTGGTGGGGCTACGGACCGGGCGCCCACAGCCACGTCGCGGGGCTGCGCTGGTGGAACGTCAAGCACCCGGCCGCCTATGCACAGCGCCTTGCGGCCGGCGAGTCTCCGGCGGCGGCGCGCGAACGGCCGGATGCCGCGGCGCGCCGACTCGAGAGCGTGCTGCTGCGCTCGCGTATCGCGGGGGGGATCGCCGTGGGGGAGCTCGTGGGCGAGGGGCGTCACGCCGTGGCATCCCTCATCGCCGACGGCCTGATCGACGGATCCGCCGCGGTGCGCGGTCGGGTCGTGCTGACGCGGCGGGGCCGCCTGCTCGCCGATGCCGTCGTTCGCGCGCTCACGGCGTGA